The following are encoded in a window of Brevibacillus ruminantium genomic DNA:
- a CDS encoding RidA family protein translates to MAISFVSTNQAPAAIGPYSQAARAGSFLYASGQIPLRPDGTLVEGDIVAQAHQVFANIKGVLAEAGLTLSDVVKATVFIKDMNEFARLNEVYGEYFGDHKPARSTVEVARLPRDVQVEIEVIAYFGE, encoded by the coding sequence ATGGCAATTTCTTTTGTTTCCACCAATCAGGCACCGGCGGCTATCGGGCCATACAGTCAAGCGGCTCGCGCAGGGTCTTTCCTGTATGCATCGGGACAGATCCCGCTTCGCCCGGACGGCACGCTGGTAGAGGGCGACATTGTCGCACAAGCCCACCAGGTTTTCGCCAATATCAAAGGAGTATTGGCCGAGGCTGGTCTGACGCTTTCCGATGTAGTAAAAGCGACCGTTTTTATTAAAGATATGAACGAGTTTGCGCGTCTGAATGAAGTATATGGCGAATATTTTGGCGACCACAAGCCTGCCCGTTCGACAGTAGAAGTTGCTCGTCTCCCGCGTGATGTACAGGTAGAAATCGAAGTCATCGCTTACTTCGGAGAATAG
- the purR gene encoding pur operon repressor: MKKLRRSARLVDMTQHLLAQPHTLIPLTVFAEQYGAAKSSISEDLSIIKEAFESQGVGVLTTVAGAAGGVKYIPKVKTDDALDFMHNLIGHLGNPERLLPGGYLYMSDILGNPITMSKIGKLFASAFADKNVEVVMTVETKGIPLAYATALYLNVPVVIVRRDNKVTEGSVVSINYVSGSSKRIQTMSLARRALPEQSRVLIVDDFMKAGGTVRGMIDLLQEFRATVIGCGVLVETADVSERLVDEYVSLAKLQEVDIKGKQIEIELGSYFQNRGE, encoded by the coding sequence ATGAAGAAATTGCGCAGAAGTGCCCGCCTCGTCGATATGACGCAGCACTTGCTTGCTCAGCCTCACACGCTGATTCCGCTCACTGTGTTTGCCGAGCAATACGGAGCCGCAAAATCGTCGATCAGCGAGGATCTGTCGATCATCAAAGAGGCGTTTGAGAGTCAGGGCGTAGGCGTATTGACAACAGTGGCGGGAGCAGCCGGGGGAGTGAAGTACATTCCCAAGGTTAAGACAGACGACGCGCTTGACTTCATGCACAATTTAATCGGCCACTTGGGCAATCCTGAACGTCTTTTGCCCGGCGGTTATCTGTACATGTCTGATATTTTAGGGAATCCCATCACCATGTCGAAGATCGGCAAGCTGTTTGCCTCTGCGTTTGCCGATAAAAACGTGGAAGTCGTGATGACGGTGGAGACGAAAGGAATCCCGCTCGCATATGCCACTGCACTCTATCTGAATGTGCCTGTTGTCATCGTGAGAAGAGACAACAAGGTGACCGAGGGCTCGGTGGTAAGCATCAACTATGTATCCGGTTCTAGCAAGCGCATTCAGACGATGTCTTTGGCTCGACGTGCCTTGCCTGAGCAATCCCGGGTCCTCATCGTAGACGACTTTATGAAGGCCGGCGGAACCGTTCGCGGGATGATCGATCTTTTGCAGGAGTTCCGTGCAACGGTCATCGGATGCGGCGTCCTGGTCGAAACAGCCGATGTATCCGAGCGACTGGTGGATGAATACGTTTCCCTGGCAAAGCTGCAGGAAGTCGACATCAAGGGCAAACAGATCGAAATCGAGCTGGGCAGTTATTTTCAAAATAGAGGGGAGTAG
- the spoVG gene encoding septation regulator SpoVG, with translation MEVTDVRLRRVNTDGRMKAIASITIDHEFVVHDIRVIDGNNGMFVAMPSKRTPDGEFRDIAHPISSATREKIQAAVLNEYERVGQEEENTIEAGA, from the coding sequence ATGGAAGTAACAGACGTTAGACTTCGCCGCGTGAATACGGATGGTCGTATGAAAGCCATTGCATCCATAACCATCGACCATGAATTCGTGGTTCATGATATCCGTGTTATTGACGGAAACAATGGCATGTTCGTCGCAATGCCGAGCAAGCGCACCCCAGACGGGGAGTTCCGCGATATTGCTCATCCAATTTCCTCCGCTACTCGCGAAAAGATTCAAGCTGCTGTCTTGAATGAATACGAGCGCGTAGGTCAAGAAGAAGAGAACACAATCGAAGCAGGCGCATAA